The following is a genomic window from Sinorhizobium fredii NGR234.
TCGTCTGGGCGCCATGGATCGGAACGCGGGCAGCTCACAAGCTCATGGGACATGGCGAGCAGGCGCGCACGGCCTTCGACTTCCGGCCGCCTGCGTTCATTCCCCTTTACCGGGGCAATCCCTGGTTCATGCCGGCCATCATCCAGGGCTATCGGATGCAGGACCGCATCGCCCTGTTCCGCGCCCGCCGATAGAGCTTAATCGTTTGAGGAATTCAGCGCTCCTGCCGGGGGCGAGAATCTCATGCATTGTTGCAGAGGAATACAGATCATGCCGGTCGACGTTCAGAAAGTCCGTAACAGCGCCTCTTTCCCAACTCAGGTCGATGTCGTCGTCATCGGGGCAGGAATCGTCGGTACATGCACGGCCTATGAACTCTCCCGCCAAGGGGTCTCCGTTGCCCTGCTCGAAAAGGGCATCGTCGGCGGCGAGCAGTCAAGCCGCAACTGGGGGTGGGTCCGTCAGCAGAACCGCGACCTCCATGAGCTTGCCCTTGCGATGTACAGTCTGCGGCGCTGGGAGGAATTGGGAACCGAGATCGGCCGCGATCTCGGGTTCCGTCGAAGCGGGATACTCTACTGCTCCAAGAACGAGGCGGATGTCGCCCGTTGGGAAAAGTGGGGCCAGGCCGCACGCGTCCAGGGATTTCACAGCCAGATACTCACGGCTTCCGAGGCGAACGAGCGGGCCTCGGGCGGCACGTCCTCCTGGGTCGGCGGCGTGTGGTCTCCGAGCGACGGGAGAGCGGAACCGAGCCTTGCCGTGCCGGCCGTCGCCGAGGCAGCGAAGGAAAAGGGCGTGTCCCTCCACCAGAACTGCGCCGTTCGGGGCCTCGACATTACCAATGGCCGGGTAACGGGGGTATGGACCGAGCGGGGAATTGTGAAAGCGAGCACGGTTGTTTGCGCCGGCGGGGCATGGGCTTCCCGCTTTTCTCATCGTTATGGTATCGAACTGCCAGTCGCCAACATCGCCGGGACTGCGATCAAGACAACCCCGGCGCCCGAAATCGTTCAAGCAGGGTGCCTATCGGCTTCGAACTTCGTGTTGCGGCGTCGGATTGACGGCTCCTACACCATTGCCGTACCCGGTCATGGTACGCTCGACATCACGCCGCGAGGGATGCGATATGCGTTCAAATTCTACGAGATGTATCGCAGCAAGATCGGCAAGAAGCTCAAATACCGCCTCAACAGCAGCTTCTGGAATGGTCCCGACGC
Proteins encoded in this region:
- a CDS encoding NAD(P)/FAD-dependent oxidoreductase; this encodes MPVDVQKVRNSASFPTQVDVVVIGAGIVGTCTAYELSRQGVSVALLEKGIVGGEQSSRNWGWVRQQNRDLHELALAMYSLRRWEELGTEIGRDLGFRRSGILYCSKNEADVARWEKWGQAARVQGFHSQILTASEANERASGGTSSWVGGVWSPSDGRAEPSLAVPAVAEAAKEKGVSLHQNCAVRGLDITNGRVTGVWTERGIVKASTVVCAGGAWASRFSHRYGIELPVANIAGTAIKTTPAPEIVQAGCLSASNFVLRRRIDGSYTIAVPGHGTLDITPRGMRYAFKFYEMYRSKIGKKLKYRLNSSFWNGPDAFGSWENDEISPFEKSRILDPAPDAELVKLAVKNLESEYPTLKGIGVERAWGGLIDTSPDLVPVISRVEELPGYVIAAGFSGHGFAIGPGAGRLVSEIVLNKEPLTDISPYRLSRFGDGSAIRRPEMM